The following proteins come from a genomic window of Halomarina ordinaria:
- a CDS encoding alpha/beta fold hydrolase: MVQRTRDLPGTSRYVTTDGVTLHVRAVGPEDGPLAVLLHGFPEFWYGWRHQLDALAGAGYRVLIPDQRGYNLSDKPEGTSAYRVDRLVEDVVGLLDDAGAETARVVGHDWGAMVAWCLALDRPGRVERLGILNVPHPAAFGETLREDWRQGLRSWYAGFFQLPRVPERVLRAREFELLTRALTDGSRPGTFSEVDLARYRTAWGRPGALTAMLNWYRANGLRSDLFDRRGRVSVPTLVLWGARDTALVRENAARSVEYCDDADLVLFEDATHWLQHEKPEAVNGHLVEFLD, encoded by the coding sequence ATGGTTCAGCGAACGCGCGACCTTCCGGGCACCTCGCGGTACGTCACGACCGACGGCGTCACGCTCCACGTCCGGGCGGTCGGTCCGGAGGACGGTCCACTCGCCGTCTTGCTCCACGGCTTCCCCGAGTTCTGGTACGGCTGGCGCCACCAGCTCGACGCGCTCGCCGGGGCGGGCTACCGGGTCCTGATACCCGACCAGCGCGGCTACAACCTGAGCGACAAGCCCGAGGGGACGAGCGCGTACCGCGTCGACCGACTCGTCGAGGACGTCGTCGGCCTGCTCGACGACGCCGGCGCGGAGACGGCGCGCGTCGTCGGCCACGACTGGGGGGCGATGGTGGCGTGGTGTCTCGCGCTCGACCGCCCGGGGCGCGTCGAACGCCTCGGTATCCTCAACGTCCCTCACCCGGCCGCGTTCGGTGAGACCTTGCGAGAGGACTGGCGACAGGGCCTCCGGAGCTGGTACGCGGGGTTCTTCCAGCTCCCGCGGGTGCCCGAGCGCGTCCTCCGGGCGCGCGAGTTCGAACTCCTGACGCGGGCGCTCACCGACGGCTCCCGACCGGGGACGTTCTCGGAGGTGGACCTCGCGCGCTACCGGACGGCGTGGGGGCGCCCCGGTGCGCTCACGGCGATGCTGAACTGGTACCGGGCGAACGGTCTCCGGAGCGACCTGTTCGACCGGCGGGGGCGGGTGAGCGTCCCGACGCTCGTGCTGTGGGGTGCGCGCGACACGGCGCTGGTCCGGGAGAACGCCGCCCGGAGCGTCGAGTACTGCGACGACGCCGACCTCGTCCTGTTCGAGGACGCGACCCACTGGCTCCAGCACGAGAAACCCGAGGCGGTGAACGGCCACCTCGTCGAGTTCCTCGACTAG
- a CDS encoding aldehyde ferredoxin oxidoreductase C-terminal domain-containing protein has protein sequence MLHAAGPLLTVDVTTRTARRTDIEEVLAETVGGRATATRLAHERVPFDADPFGPDNRVYLSIGPLQQSRMSFTGRTNMTGLSPLTGGLCSTNAGGYLSRNVAATGISALELVGRSDELLAVHVTDEGVEFEAVPELAGALVPEVSDYVAEHRGLGPEHCITVGPAGENRVRFASVMTFDRRAFGRGGLGAVLGSKNVKAVTFSGDAPAAVDLPEAASEVADEVTREAATSDSPMRRQGTTSYTEFIDAQFSLPTRYFSERSFEHAADIGGAAVEAKKYKKGTCSQCAFACKLPTRDEASGVETEGPEFETVYAFGSNQGVGDIVDVMRANELCDTLGMDTISAGVTVAAYLASEDAFGDAELAREITRDIAHREDVGDLLAEGVHRAHGELGVEDWTVKGMEFAAHDGRALHPLGLQYAVSNRGADHLYARMPTLGYNGHVDREGTAGTATTLVEGENRNAFRDSGIVCAFSERIVEPDRLATLFDADYEDLLAVGADVVERERHFNNRRGFDAADDTLLYDVPDLTSSVREYYGLRGWSEDGVVPDDRFDGVDASTAD, from the coding sequence ATGCTTCACGCAGCGGGCCCACTCCTGACGGTCGACGTGACGACCCGGACCGCGCGACGGACCGACATCGAGGAGGTGCTGGCGGAGACGGTCGGCGGCCGTGCGACCGCGACCCGACTCGCCCACGAGCGGGTTCCGTTCGACGCCGACCCGTTCGGACCCGACAACCGGGTCTACCTCTCCATCGGCCCGCTCCAGCAGTCCCGGATGAGCTTCACCGGCCGGACGAACATGACCGGCCTCTCGCCGCTGACCGGCGGGCTCTGTTCGACGAACGCCGGCGGCTACCTATCGCGGAACGTCGCCGCAACGGGTATCAGCGCGCTCGAACTCGTCGGACGGAGCGACGAGTTGCTCGCGGTTCACGTCACCGACGAGGGCGTCGAGTTCGAGGCGGTCCCCGAACTGGCGGGGGCGCTCGTCCCCGAGGTGTCCGACTACGTCGCCGAGCACCGGGGGCTCGGCCCGGAACACTGTATCACCGTCGGGCCGGCCGGCGAGAACCGCGTCCGGTTCGCCAGCGTCATGACGTTCGACCGGCGGGCGTTCGGCCGGGGCGGTCTCGGGGCCGTCCTCGGGTCGAAGAACGTCAAGGCCGTCACGTTCTCCGGGGACGCACCGGCCGCCGTCGACCTCCCCGAGGCCGCGAGCGAGGTGGCCGACGAGGTGACCCGCGAGGCCGCGACCAGCGACAGCCCGATGCGGCGACAGGGGACGACGAGCTACACCGAGTTCATCGACGCGCAGTTCTCGCTTCCCACCCGGTACTTCTCCGAGCGCAGTTTCGAGCACGCCGCCGACATCGGTGGCGCCGCCGTCGAGGCCAAGAAGTACAAGAAGGGCACCTGCTCGCAGTGTGCGTTCGCCTGCAAACTCCCGACCCGTGACGAGGCCAGCGGCGTCGAGACGGAGGGACCGGAGTTCGAGACGGTCTACGCGTTCGGGTCGAACCAGGGCGTCGGCGACATCGTCGACGTGATGCGCGCCAACGAACTCTGTGACACGCTCGGGATGGACACCATCTCCGCGGGCGTCACCGTCGCCGCGTACCTCGCTAGCGAGGACGCGTTCGGGGACGCCGAACTCGCCCGCGAAATCACCAGGGACATCGCTCACCGCGAGGATGTCGGCGACCTGCTCGCCGAGGGCGTCCACCGCGCTCACGGGGAACTCGGCGTCGAGGACTGGACAGTCAAGGGGATGGAGTTCGCCGCCCACGACGGCCGGGCGCTCCACCCCCTCGGCCTGCAGTACGCCGTCTCGAACCGCGGCGCGGACCACCTCTACGCCCGGATGCCCACGCTCGGGTACAACGGCCACGTCGACCGGGAGGGGACCGCCGGGACGGCCACGACGCTCGTCGAGGGGGAGAACCGCAATGCGTTCCGGGACTCGGGTATCGTCTGTGCGTTCTCGGAGCGCATCGTCGAACCCGACCGTCTCGCGACGCTGTTCGACGCCGACTACGAGGACCTGCTGGCCGTCGGTGCTGACGTCGTGGAACGCGAACGTCACTTCAACAACCGCCGTGGGTTCGACGCGGCCGACGACACCCTCCTCTACGACGTCCCCGACCTTACCTCGTCCGTGCGGGAGTACTACGGGCTCCGGGGGTGGAGCGAGGACGGCGTCGTCCCCGACGACCGGTTCGACGGGGTGGACGCGTCTACTGCCGACTGA
- the gatB gene encoding Asp-tRNA(Asn)/Glu-tRNA(Gln) amidotransferase subunit GatB has protein sequence MTAQTTRAREHAVVIGLEVHVQLETATKLFCGCSTDTADDAPNTHTCPVCLGLPGALPVVNEAAVEAAVKVGKAIDAGIPEETRFHRKNYYYPDLPKNFQITQYDEPICQDGSLEISVEGERRVIDIERAHLEEDPGSLKHEGGAIDRAEYTLVNYNRAGTPLMEIVTRPDFRSPSEVRAFLAKLEEVLEYLGVFDAERDGSLRVDANISLVPNEEVDADGSISGTALAAANRTEVKNISSHKGAEKALAYEVTRQRNAVQRGREVEQETRHWDEARGVTVSMRSKEAEKDYRYFAEADLPPMQVSGWKEEIPIPELPDARRERFRAEYGLGSEAASKLTSTKAVADFYEALTERFDPEFAAAWTADRLLGELNYRDMPLSAVERGDVVRLLELDDEGEITTKNAEEVVLRAMLDEGLAPDEVVEREDLGTTDDDEVAAAVAAAVADNPDAVADYHAGEDGALNYLVGQVMAATGGSADPGTVNQLLRAELDE, from the coding sequence ATGACAGCGCAGACGACCCGGGCGCGCGAACACGCCGTCGTCATCGGACTGGAGGTCCACGTCCAGCTCGAGACGGCCACGAAGCTCTTCTGTGGCTGTTCGACCGACACGGCCGACGACGCGCCCAACACCCACACCTGCCCCGTCTGTCTCGGCCTGCCGGGGGCGTTGCCCGTCGTCAACGAGGCCGCCGTCGAGGCCGCCGTAAAGGTGGGGAAGGCCATCGACGCCGGCATCCCCGAGGAGACCCGGTTCCACCGGAAGAACTACTACTACCCCGACCTGCCGAAGAACTTCCAGATAACGCAGTACGACGAACCCATCTGTCAGGACGGGTCGCTCGAAATCAGCGTCGAGGGCGAGCGCCGCGTCATCGACATCGAGCGCGCGCACCTGGAGGAGGACCCCGGGTCGCTGAAACACGAGGGCGGCGCCATCGACCGCGCGGAGTACACGCTCGTCAACTACAACCGCGCCGGGACGCCGCTGATGGAGATCGTCACCCGCCCCGACTTCCGCTCGCCCTCGGAGGTGCGGGCGTTCCTCGCGAAACTGGAGGAGGTCCTGGAGTACCTCGGGGTGTTCGACGCCGAGCGCGACGGGTCGCTCCGGGTGGACGCGAACATCTCGCTCGTGCCGAACGAGGAGGTCGACGCGGACGGGAGCATCTCCGGAACGGCGCTCGCCGCCGCCAACCGGACGGAGGTGAAGAACATCTCCAGTCACAAGGGCGCGGAGAAGGCGCTGGCCTACGAGGTGACCCGTCAGCGAAACGCCGTCCAGCGTGGCCGCGAGGTCGAACAGGAGACGCGCCACTGGGACGAGGCGCGCGGCGTCACCGTCTCGATGCGCTCGAAGGAAGCCGAGAAGGACTACCGCTACTTCGCCGAGGCCGACCTCCCACCCATGCAGGTGTCGGGGTGGAAGGAGGAGATTCCCATCCCCGAACTCCCCGACGCCCGCCGCGAGCGCTTCCGCGCGGAGTACGGCCTCGGCTCGGAGGCGGCCTCGAAGCTCACCTCGACGAAGGCGGTGGCCGACTTCTACGAGGCGCTCACCGAGCGGTTCGACCCCGAGTTCGCGGCCGCCTGGACCGCCGACCGCCTGCTGGGCGAACTCAACTACCGCGACATGCCGCTGTCGGCCGTCGAGCGAGGGGACGTCGTCCGCCTGCTCGAACTCGACGACGAGGGGGAGATAACGACGAAGAACGCGGAGGAGGTCGTCCTCCGGGCGATGCTCGACGAGGGCCTCGCCCCCGACGAGGTGGTCGAGCGCGAGGACCTCGGGACGACCGACGACGACGAGGTGGCGGCGGCCGTCGCGGCGGCCGTCGCGGACAACCCCGACGCCGTCGCGGACTACCACGCCGGCGAGGACGGCGCGCTCAACTACCTCGTCGGGCAGGTGATGGCGGCCACCGGCGGGAGCGCCGACCCCGGGACGGTCAACCAGTTGCTCCGCGCGGAACTCGACGAGTAG
- a CDS encoding ArsR/SmtB family transcription factor has protein sequence MSGLLPTSTDASSEQEGELRTLWLDSDDAGELLSSLSSDTARAVLTALHERPATASEVADSVDTSLQNARHHLTNLREAGLVRVADTRYSQKGREMNVYAPSEDPLVVFVGRKERKTSFLDSLRGLVAAVGVLGVLSLFVQWLATPAGVASDSLPRMADSVGSGGAATAPLSLPPGALFFAGGLLVVALLLAWQRWNRLDRPTV, from the coding sequence ATGTCAGGGCTGTTGCCAACTAGCACCGATGCCAGCTCTGAGCAGGAGGGGGAACTCCGCACCCTGTGGCTCGACAGCGACGACGCCGGGGAGTTGCTCTCCTCGCTCTCGTCCGACACGGCCCGCGCCGTCCTGACGGCGCTCCACGAGCGGCCCGCGACCGCCTCCGAAGTCGCGGACAGCGTCGACACCTCGCTGCAGAACGCCCGCCACCACCTCACGAACCTCCGGGAAGCCGGTCTCGTCCGCGTCGCCGACACCCGCTACTCGCAGAAGGGTCGGGAGATGAACGTCTACGCGCCGAGCGAGGACCCGCTCGTCGTGTTCGTCGGCCGCAAGGAGCGAAAGACGTCGTTCCTCGACTCGCTGCGCGGCCTCGTCGCGGCCGTCGGTGTGCTCGGCGTGCTGAGCCTGTTCGTCCAGTGGCTCGCCACCCCCGCGGGGGTGGCGAGCGACTCGCTCCCGCGGATGGCCGACAGCGTCGGGAGCGGGGGGGCAGCCACGGCGCCGCTGTCGCTCCCGCCCGGCGCGCTGTTCTTCGCCGGCGGGTTGCTCGTCGTCGCCCTCCTCCTCGCCTGGCAGCGCTGGAACCGGCTGGACCGACCGACCGTCTGA
- a CDS encoding S8 family peptidase encodes MEPRDLLAVMVVCSLLAVPLTTLPGTTGHDPADRDTVTVEELKDHLYGPDPAETATVDREVRVVLELADQGNVPASEGLDIGRVYTAEGTRHVEASVPVGTVRALANDPSVQSVRFADPQDVADDLVAPGVSVVGADALHDEDVVGENVTVGVIDSGFRVGHPSVVGSVGSYRSFDDDSSDDWRHGTAVASVVADTAPGATLHLASIGDTTTEAEYRAAVEWLEEAGADVIVDAGSYYGQPGDGTGSIAHVAAEAANETVFVTSAGNHAERYWRGNHTPDDPEWVEFDDDVDGNYLNGGEPIEGTVSLTLRWDEWPETETDYDIYLLRERIGARDVPVATATGHDGRPFEHLQTTVPEGRYYVAIRGDGVESSSTLELFGNHELYHWTTGGQSAPATAPGVVTVGASADGALQPYSVRDGVDVVAPDTVGAERLDVEGGTSFAAPYVAGVAALLVGEHPDLRPEEVRALLAENATAIETDDGEYDFGRVNATASFGAVAA; translated from the coding sequence ATGGAGCCCCGCGACCTCCTCGCGGTGATGGTCGTCTGTAGCCTGCTCGCCGTCCCGCTCACGACGCTCCCCGGGACCACGGGCCACGACCCGGCCGACCGGGACACGGTCACGGTCGAGGAACTGAAGGACCACCTCTACGGTCCCGACCCCGCCGAGACGGCGACCGTCGACCGGGAGGTCCGGGTCGTCCTCGAGTTGGCAGACCAGGGGAACGTCCCGGCGTCCGAGGGACTCGACATCGGCCGGGTCTACACCGCTGAGGGTACCCGTCACGTCGAGGCGTCGGTCCCCGTCGGGACGGTTCGCGCGCTGGCGAACGACCCGAGCGTGCAGTCGGTCCGCTTCGCCGACCCCCAGGACGTCGCGGACGACCTCGTCGCGCCGGGCGTCTCGGTCGTCGGCGCCGACGCGCTCCACGACGAGGACGTCGTCGGTGAGAACGTCACCGTCGGGGTCATCGACAGCGGCTTCCGGGTCGGCCACCCCTCCGTCGTCGGTAGCGTCGGCTCCTACCGGTCCTTCGACGACGACTCGTCCGACGACTGGCGCCACGGGACCGCGGTGGCGAGCGTCGTCGCCGACACCGCACCCGGGGCGACGCTCCACCTCGCGTCCATCGGCGACACGACGACCGAAGCGGAGTACCGGGCGGCCGTCGAGTGGCTCGAGGAGGCCGGCGCCGACGTCATCGTCGACGCCGGGAGCTACTACGGTCAACCCGGCGACGGGACGGGGAGTATCGCCCACGTCGCCGCGGAGGCGGCCAACGAGACGGTGTTCGTCACCTCCGCCGGGAACCACGCCGAGCGCTACTGGCGGGGGAACCACACGCCCGACGACCCCGAGTGGGTCGAGTTCGACGACGACGTCGACGGCAACTACCTGAACGGCGGCGAACCCATCGAGGGGACCGTCTCGCTCACCCTCCGGTGGGACGAGTGGCCCGAGACCGAGACGGACTACGACATCTACCTCCTGCGCGAGCGCATCGGCGCGCGCGACGTCCCCGTCGCCACGGCGACCGGGCACGACGGCCGGCCGTTCGAACACCTGCAGACGACCGTCCCCGAGGGGCGGTACTACGTCGCGATACGGGGCGACGGCGTCGAGTCGTCGTCGACGCTCGAACTGTTCGGCAACCACGAACTCTACCACTGGACGACGGGCGGTCAGAGCGCCCCCGCGACGGCCCCCGGCGTGGTCACCGTCGGCGCGAGCGCGGACGGCGCGCTCCAGCCCTACAGCGTCCGCGACGGGGTGGACGTCGTCGCGCCGGACACCGTCGGCGCCGAACGCCTCGACGTCGAGGGCGGGACGTCCTTCGCCGCCCCCTACGTCGCGGGGGTCGCGGCGCTGCTCGTCGGCGAGCACCCCGACCTCCGGCCCGAGGAGGTTCGCGCGCTCCTCGCGGAGAACGCGACGGCCATCGAGACGGACGACGGCGAGTACGACTTCGGTCGGGTGAACGCCACGGCCAGTTTCGGCGCCGTGGCGGCGTAG
- a CDS encoding DNA topoisomerase I: protein MELIITEKDNAARRIADILSEGGASVERRNGVPVYRWGGRRCIGLSGHVVGVDFPPEYADWRDVQPVELVDAEVVKTETQENIVAALRSLAREADSAIVATDYDREGELIGKEAYELVREEADIPIERVRFSSITDREVTGAFADPEELDFDLAAAGEARQIVDLMWGAALTRFLSLSAKQLGEDFISVGRVQSPTLKLIVDREREIEAFDPEDYWELFADLSKDEEAFEAQYFFEDEDGTEAERLWEEATADAVYDHLRGASAATVESVRRRTRTDDPPAPFNTTQYIRAAGSLGYSAQRAMSIAEDLYTAGYLTYPRTDNTVYPEDLDERDLLETFATHPRFGEDAESLLEREDIEPTSGDKETTDHPPIHPTGEFPTELSDDEWEVYELVVRRFFATVADPATWAHLRVVAAVPGGETVEDCRLKANGKRLLEEGYHAVYPYYSTSENYVPEVEEGEELAIREVRLDAKQTQPPRRRGQSRLIETMESMGVGTKATRHGTLQKLYDRGYVENDPPRPTKLAMGVVEAAERFADLIVSEEMTAQLERDMTAIAEGEATLDEVTDESRDILKRVFADLHESREEVGEHLRSALKADKILGPCPESGHDLLVRRSRWGSYFVGCDGYPDCEYTLPLPNRGEPLVLDETCEDHDLRHVKMLAGRNTYTHGCPQCQAEAADEADDEIIGTCPECGEEEGGELAIKTLRSGSRLVGCTRYPDCEYSLPLPRRGDIEVTDEFCEDHDLPELVVHNGDEPWELGCPICNYAEYRARQVAQAIEDLDGIGKKTAEKLAAAGIESLEDLQSAEADTVAAEVQGVSADRIREWQAQAQAQRGASAD, encoded by the coding sequence GTGGAGTTGATCATCACCGAGAAGGACAACGCGGCGCGACGCATCGCCGACATCCTCAGCGAGGGGGGCGCGAGCGTCGAGCGGCGCAACGGCGTCCCCGTCTACCGCTGGGGCGGGCGGCGCTGTATCGGCCTGTCCGGCCACGTCGTCGGCGTCGACTTCCCGCCGGAGTACGCCGACTGGCGCGACGTCCAGCCGGTGGAACTCGTCGACGCCGAGGTGGTGAAGACCGAGACCCAGGAGAACATCGTCGCGGCGCTGCGCTCGCTGGCGCGCGAGGCCGACAGCGCCATCGTCGCCACCGACTACGACCGCGAGGGCGAACTCATCGGCAAGGAGGCGTACGAACTCGTCCGCGAGGAGGCGGACATCCCCATCGAGCGGGTGCGCTTCTCCTCCATCACCGACCGCGAGGTGACGGGGGCGTTCGCCGACCCCGAGGAACTGGACTTCGACCTCGCGGCGGCCGGCGAGGCGCGCCAGATCGTGGACCTGATGTGGGGGGCGGCGCTGACGCGCTTCCTCTCGCTGTCGGCGAAGCAACTCGGCGAGGACTTCATCTCGGTGGGCCGGGTGCAGTCGCCGACGCTGAAGCTCATCGTCGACCGCGAGCGCGAGATAGAGGCGTTCGACCCCGAGGACTACTGGGAACTGTTCGCCGACCTCTCGAAGGACGAGGAGGCGTTCGAGGCGCAGTACTTCTTCGAGGACGAGGACGGCACCGAGGCCGAGCGCCTCTGGGAGGAGGCGACGGCCGACGCCGTCTACGACCACCTCCGGGGTGCGAGCGCGGCGACGGTCGAGTCGGTCCGCCGACGGACCCGGACCGACGACCCGCCCGCGCCGTTCAACACCACCCAGTACATCCGCGCGGCCGGGAGCCTCGGCTACTCCGCCCAGCGCGCGATGAGCATCGCGGAGGACCTCTACACCGCCGGCTACCTCACCTACCCGCGGACGGACAACACCGTCTACCCGGAGGACCTCGACGAGCGCGACCTGCTGGAGACGTTCGCGACCCACCCGCGCTTCGGCGAGGACGCCGAATCGCTCCTCGAACGCGAGGACATCGAGCCGACCAGCGGCGACAAGGAGACGACCGACCACCCGCCCATCCACCCCACCGGCGAGTTCCCCACCGAACTCTCCGACGACGAGTGGGAGGTGTACGAACTGGTCGTCCGGCGCTTCTTCGCCACCGTCGCCGACCCGGCGACGTGGGCGCACCTGCGCGTCGTCGCCGCCGTGCCGGGGGGCGAGACGGTCGAGGACTGCCGCCTGAAGGCCAACGGCAAGCGCCTCCTGGAGGAGGGCTACCACGCCGTCTACCCCTACTACTCGACCAGCGAGAACTACGTCCCCGAGGTCGAGGAGGGCGAGGAGCTGGCGATTCGCGAGGTGCGCCTCGACGCGAAGCAGACCCAGCCCCCCCGCCGGCGCGGGCAGTCCCGGCTCATCGAGACGATGGAGTCGATGGGCGTGGGGACGAAGGCGACCCGCCACGGCACCCTCCAGAAGCTCTACGACCGCGGCTACGTCGAGAACGACCCGCCGCGGCCGACGAAACTGGCAATGGGCGTCGTGGAGGCCGCCGAACGCTTCGCCGACCTCATCGTGAGCGAGGAGATGACCGCCCAGCTAGAGCGGGACATGACCGCCATCGCCGAGGGCGAGGCGACGCTCGACGAGGTGACCGACGAGTCCCGTGACATCCTCAAACGGGTGTTCGCGGACCTCCACGAGTCGCGCGAGGAGGTCGGCGAGCACCTCCGGTCGGCGCTGAAGGCGGACAAGATACTCGGCCCGTGCCCCGAGAGCGGGCACGACCTGCTCGTGCGCCGCTCGCGGTGGGGGTCGTACTTCGTCGGCTGTGACGGCTACCCCGACTGCGAGTACACCCTTCCCCTGCCGAACCGCGGCGAACCGCTGGTGCTCGACGAGACGTGCGAGGACCACGACCTCCGTCACGTGAAGATGCTCGCCGGGCGCAACACCTACACCCACGGCTGTCCGCAGTGCCAGGCCGAGGCGGCCGACGAGGCCGACGACGAAATAATCGGGACGTGTCCGGAGTGCGGCGAGGAGGAGGGCGGCGAACTCGCCATCAAGACCCTCCGGTCCGGGTCGCGGCTGGTCGGCTGTACGCGCTACCCCGACTGCGAGTACTCCCTGCCGCTACCCCGTCGCGGCGACATCGAGGTGACCGACGAGTTCTGCGAGGACCACGACCTGCCCGAACTGGTCGTCCACAACGGCGACGAGCCGTGGGAACTGGGCTGTCCCATCTGCAACTACGCGGAGTACCGCGCCCGGCAGGTCGCCCAGGCCATCGAGGACCTCGACGGTATCGGGAAGAAGACGGCGGAGAAGCTCGCGGCGGCGGGCATCGAGAGCCTGGAGGACCTGCAGTCGGCGGAGGCCGACACCGTCGCGGCTGAGGTCCAGGGCGTCAGCGCCGACCGTATCCGCGAGTGGCAGGCCCAGGCCCAGGCCCAGCGCGGTGCGAGCGCGGACTGA
- a CDS encoding phosphoglycerol geranylgeranyltransferase, which translates to MNAWADWDHIVKVDPDKTLPEGVTYEDVCATGTDAIAVGGTMGVTEEKMARVVDACATYDVPVYIEPSGTSVVVHDDGLDGYLIPVVFNAGDVAWITGAHKEWARLDHDIDWDRTFTEAYIVLNEDSSVATYTEADCDLDPDAVAAYATVAERMFGQDIVYIEYSGTLGDTAHVAAAHDALDEATLFYGGGVHDYDSAHTMGQHADVVVVGDLVHDEGIDAVEATVRGVRDAKQVPQ; encoded by the coding sequence ATGAACGCGTGGGCTGATTGGGACCACATCGTAAAAGTCGACCCCGACAAGACCTTGCCGGAGGGCGTCACCTACGAGGACGTCTGTGCGACGGGGACCGACGCCATCGCCGTCGGCGGGACGATGGGCGTGACCGAGGAGAAGATGGCGCGGGTCGTCGACGCCTGCGCGACGTACGACGTCCCGGTGTACATCGAACCGAGCGGGACGTCCGTCGTCGTCCACGACGACGGCCTCGACGGCTACCTCATCCCCGTCGTGTTCAACGCGGGCGACGTGGCGTGGATCACGGGCGCGCACAAGGAGTGGGCGCGCCTCGACCACGACATCGACTGGGACCGCACGTTCACCGAGGCGTACATCGTGCTCAACGAGGACTCCTCGGTGGCGACCTACACCGAGGCGGACTGCGACCTCGACCCGGACGCGGTGGCCGCCTACGCGACGGTCGCCGAGCGCATGTTCGGCCAGGACATCGTCTACATCGAGTACTCGGGGACGCTCGGCGACACGGCTCACGTCGCCGCGGCCCACGACGCGCTCGACGAGGCGACGCTGTTCTACGGCGGCGGCGTCCACGACTACGACTCCGCACACACGATGGGCCAGCACGCGGACGTCGTCGTCGTCGGCGACCTCGTCCACGACGAGGGCATCGATGCGGTCGAGGCGACCGTCCGCGGCGTGCGCGACGCGAAGCAGGTCCCGCAGTAG
- a CDS encoding helix-turn-helix domain-containing protein produces the protein MSVVAAYRTASPNLVLASAVSAVPSVTVEVTRSVPTDGDRPRLFFWVDGGGDGDLTAFETAMEEDATVTDVEAVCETDGARLYRAQVTRAARVYAEADWSDVEARHYGTWFEEGWWYGVTRFPDRRTLAGYRAFLDQVGVRFELLDLFESTDASADYGLTARQRETLELAHENGFFEIPRRSTMGDIAEAFDVSEQAISQRLRRGYARLVESALIE, from the coding sequence ATGAGCGTCGTCGCCGCATACCGCACGGCATCCCCGAACCTCGTCCTCGCGAGCGCGGTGTCGGCCGTCCCGTCGGTCACGGTCGAGGTCACGCGCTCGGTCCCCACCGACGGCGACCGCCCCCGCCTGTTCTTCTGGGTCGACGGCGGCGGTGACGGTGACCTGACCGCCTTCGAGACGGCGATGGAGGAGGACGCGACCGTCACCGACGTGGAAGCGGTCTGTGAGACCGACGGGGCACGGCTCTACCGCGCGCAGGTGACGCGCGCCGCGAGGGTGTACGCCGAGGCGGACTGGTCCGACGTGGAGGCCCGTCACTACGGGACGTGGTTCGAGGAGGGGTGGTGGTACGGCGTCACGCGGTTTCCCGACCGCCGGACGCTCGCGGGCTACCGGGCGTTCCTCGACCAGGTCGGGGTGCGGTTCGAACTGCTCGACCTGTTCGAGTCGACGGACGCGAGCGCCGACTACGGCCTGACGGCGCGTCAGCGCGAGACGCTGGAACTCGCCCACGAGAACGGGTTCTTCGAGATTCCCCGTCGGTCGACGATGGGCGACATCGCCGAGGCGTTCGACGTCTCCGAACAGGCCATCAGCCAGCGCCTCCGCCGGGGGTACGCCCGGCTCGTCGAGTCCGCGCTCATCGAGTAA